A portion of the Phacochoerus africanus isolate WHEZ1 chromosome 5, ROS_Pafr_v1, whole genome shotgun sequence genome contains these proteins:
- the ZNF205 gene encoding zinc finger protein 205 isoform X4, which produces MRTQTPGRGHSGQEMLSESEQTAPSGAARESPHIKMEPEEPQPKGVSQEARAQGAWGWEPPSRGSKEKACVLSGGALPSPQAPVLSHEGRTRDPRMAAALLTAWSQMPVTFEDVALYLSWEEWGRLDHTQQSFYRDVLQQRNRLSLAGGPFSRPVWVSPAQGKGEAPSSSRPMGEEEEKRESPWVPRARLSLAGNPLCSGAAQLGKEELAPSLTALGDVKSFKNRVGRTQGDPLQCGQSAASGQSSGPTKDHVRPRPPEQGQLEAAPPDGGLPKAQEGRVPEQPSEAESAAPESESGDEGLAPDADAGKKTYRCEQCGKAFSWHSHLVTHRRTHTGEKPYTCTDCGKRFGRSSHLIQHQIIHTGEKPYTCPSCWKSFSHHSTLIQHQRIHTGEKPYVCDCCAKRFTRRSDLVTHQGTHTGAKPHKCPICGKCFTQSSALVTHQRTHTGVKPYPCPECGKCFSQRSNLIAHNRTHTGEKPYHCLDCGKSFSHSSHLTAHQRTHRGVRPYSCPLCGKSFSRRSNLHRHEKIHTAGPKALAMLMLGAAGALAAPPPAPT; this is translated from the exons atgagaacgcag ACTCCAGGTCGTGGGCATTCTGGTCAAGAAATGCTTTCTGAGTCGGAGCAGACGGCACCGTCAGGAGCCGCTCGGGAGTCACCCCACATCAAGATGGAGCCGGAGGAGCCGCAGCCCAAGGGGGTGTCGCAGGAGGCCAGAGCTCAGGGAGCATGGGGCTGGGAGCCCCCAAGCCGGGGCTCTAAGGAGAAAGCATGTGTCCTGTCTGGCGGAG CCCTCCCGTCCCCCCAGGCCCCTGTGCTTTCCCACGAGGGGAGGACCAGAGACCCGCGGATGGCTGCGGCGCTCCTCACCGCCTGGTCCCAG ATGCCGGTGACCTTTGAGGACGTGGCTCTGTACCTCTCCTGGGAGGAGTGGGGGCGGCTGGACCACACACAGCAGAGCTTCTACAGGGATGTTCTGCAGCAGAGGAACAGGCTGTCCTTGG CAGGGGGTCCCTTCAGCAGACCTGTCTGGGTCTCTCCAGCACAGGGCAAGGGCGAGGCCCCGAGCTCCAGCCGGCCgatgggagaagaggaggagaagagag AATCCCCCTGGGTCCCTCGTGCAAGACTATCTCTTGCTGGAAACCCTCTTTGTTCAGGAGCCGCgcagctggggaaggaggagctgGCTCCGTCCCTGACAGCCCTTGGGGATGTGAAGTCCTTCAAAAACAGGGTGGGGAGAACCCAGGGGGACCCCCTGCAGTGCGGGCAGTCGGCAGCCAGCGGCCAGAGCTCAGGGCCCACCAAAGACCATGTGCGGCCCAGGCCCCCCGAGCAGGGACAGCTGGAAGCAGCCCCGCCTGACGGCGGCCTCCCCAAGGCCCAGGAGGGCCGCGTCCCAGAGCAGCCCAGCGAGGCGGAGTCAGCCGCCCCGGAGAGCGAGAGCGGCGACGAGGGCCTGGCCCCCGACGCGGACGCGGGCAAGAAGACCTACCGGTGCGAGCAGTGCGGCAAGGCCTTCAGCTGGCACTCGCACCTGGTGACGCACCGGCGCACgcacacgggcgagaagccctacACCTGCACGGACTGCGGCAAGCGCTTCGGCCGCAGCTCGCACCTCATCCAGCACCAGATCATCCATACCGGCGAGAAGCCCTACACCTGCCCGTCCTGCTGGAAGAGCTTCAGCCACCACTCGACGCTCATCCAGCACCAGCGCAtccacacgggcgagaagccctacGTGTGCGACTGCTGCGCCAAGCGCTTCACCCGCCGCTCGGACCTGGTCACCCACCAGGGCACCCACACGGGCGCCAAGCCGCACAAGTGCCCCATCTGCGGCAAGTGCTTCACGCAGAGCTCGGCGCTGGTCACCCACCAGCGCACCCACACCGGGGTCAAGCCCTACCCGTGCCCCGAGTGCGGCAAGTGCTTCAGCCAGCGCTCCAACCTCATCGCGCACAACCGCACgcacacgggcgagaagccctacCACTGCCTCGACTGCGGCAAGAGCTTCAGCCACAGCTCGCACCTCACCGCCCACCAGCGCACCCACCGCGGCGTCCGGCCCTACTCGTGCCCCCTGTGCGGCAAGAGCTTCAGCCGGCGCTCCAACCTGCACCGGCACGAGAAGATCCACACGGCGGGGCCCAAGGCCCTGGCCATGCTGATGCTGGGGGCGGCCGGGGCCCTGGCGGCACCCCCGCCGGCCCCCACCTAG
- the ZNF205 gene encoding zinc finger protein 205 isoform X7 has translation MLSESEQTAPSGAARESPHIKMEPEEPQPKGVSQEARAQGAWGWEPPSRGSKEKACVLSGGALPSPQAPVLSHEGRTRDPRMAAALLTAWSQMPVTFEDVALYLSWEEWGRLDHTQQSFYRDVLQQRNRLSLAGGPFSRPVWVSPAQGKGEAPSSSRPMGEEEEKRESPWVPRARLSLAGNPLCSGAAQLGKEELAPSLTALGDVKSFKNRVGRTQGDPLQCGQSAASGQSSGPTKDHVRPRPPEQGQLEAAPPDGGLPKAQEGRVPEQPSEAESAAPESESGDEGLAPDADAGKKTYRCEQCGKAFSWHSHLVTHRRTHTGEKPYTCTDCGKRFGRSSHLIQHQIIHTGEKPYTCPSCWKSFSHHSTLIQHQRIHTGEKPYVCDCCAKRFTRRSDLVTHQGTHTGAKPHKCPICGKCFTQSSALVTHQRTHTGVKPYPCPECGKCFSQRSNLIAHNRTHTGEKPYHCLDCGKSFSHSSHLTAHQRTHRGVRPYSCPLCGKSFSRRSNLHRHEKIHTAGPKALAMLMLGAAGALAAPPPAPT, from the exons ATGCTTTCTGAGTCGGAGCAGACGGCACCGTCAGGAGCCGCTCGGGAGTCACCCCACATCAAGATGGAGCCGGAGGAGCCGCAGCCCAAGGGGGTGTCGCAGGAGGCCAGAGCTCAGGGAGCATGGGGCTGGGAGCCCCCAAGCCGGGGCTCTAAGGAGAAAGCATGTGTCCTGTCTGGCGGAG CCCTCCCGTCCCCCCAGGCCCCTGTGCTTTCCCACGAGGGGAGGACCAGAGACCCGCGGATGGCTGCGGCGCTCCTCACCGCCTGGTCCCAG ATGCCGGTGACCTTTGAGGACGTGGCTCTGTACCTCTCCTGGGAGGAGTGGGGGCGGCTGGACCACACACAGCAGAGCTTCTACAGGGATGTTCTGCAGCAGAGGAACAGGCTGTCCTTGG CAGGGGGTCCCTTCAGCAGACCTGTCTGGGTCTCTCCAGCACAGGGCAAGGGCGAGGCCCCGAGCTCCAGCCGGCCgatgggagaagaggaggagaagagag AATCCCCCTGGGTCCCTCGTGCAAGACTATCTCTTGCTGGAAACCCTCTTTGTTCAGGAGCCGCgcagctggggaaggaggagctgGCTCCGTCCCTGACAGCCCTTGGGGATGTGAAGTCCTTCAAAAACAGGGTGGGGAGAACCCAGGGGGACCCCCTGCAGTGCGGGCAGTCGGCAGCCAGCGGCCAGAGCTCAGGGCCCACCAAAGACCATGTGCGGCCCAGGCCCCCCGAGCAGGGACAGCTGGAAGCAGCCCCGCCTGACGGCGGCCTCCCCAAGGCCCAGGAGGGCCGCGTCCCAGAGCAGCCCAGCGAGGCGGAGTCAGCCGCCCCGGAGAGCGAGAGCGGCGACGAGGGCCTGGCCCCCGACGCGGACGCGGGCAAGAAGACCTACCGGTGCGAGCAGTGCGGCAAGGCCTTCAGCTGGCACTCGCACCTGGTGACGCACCGGCGCACgcacacgggcgagaagccctacACCTGCACGGACTGCGGCAAGCGCTTCGGCCGCAGCTCGCACCTCATCCAGCACCAGATCATCCATACCGGCGAGAAGCCCTACACCTGCCCGTCCTGCTGGAAGAGCTTCAGCCACCACTCGACGCTCATCCAGCACCAGCGCAtccacacgggcgagaagccctacGTGTGCGACTGCTGCGCCAAGCGCTTCACCCGCCGCTCGGACCTGGTCACCCACCAGGGCACCCACACGGGCGCCAAGCCGCACAAGTGCCCCATCTGCGGCAAGTGCTTCACGCAGAGCTCGGCGCTGGTCACCCACCAGCGCACCCACACCGGGGTCAAGCCCTACCCGTGCCCCGAGTGCGGCAAGTGCTTCAGCCAGCGCTCCAACCTCATCGCGCACAACCGCACgcacacgggcgagaagccctacCACTGCCTCGACTGCGGCAAGAGCTTCAGCCACAGCTCGCACCTCACCGCCCACCAGCGCACCCACCGCGGCGTCCGGCCCTACTCGTGCCCCCTGTGCGGCAAGAGCTTCAGCCGGCGCTCCAACCTGCACCGGCACGAGAAGATCCACACGGCGGGGCCCAAGGCCCTGGCCATGCTGATGCTGGGGGCGGCCGGGGCCCTGGCGGCACCCCCGCCGGCCCCCACCTAG